Proteins encoded by one window of Chromobacterium violaceum ATCC 12472:
- a CDS encoding phage tail tape measure protein → MDKNLAVSISIGAHAASALAAFGNVKQSLAGIGQATSMLKAKQNELGSAIQRQMGTLAPKTLAAMNHDYEKLGRAIDSLRLKQEKLASSMARGETLKGRRQEHWSGLRESAATAAAVALPVGKSVQLSASYQDAIKDIAITGDLAPAAEAALGQSVRAAALRFNQSQFEIAKGVGILIAEGMSPDKASSQIGLLAKFTTATRAAMADAARMNVAFDQLGVKDKELAFNQATKAGKQGSFEIRDMAKWFPDLGGMMKSIGVEGNEAVVNMASRLQIARRTAGNNDEAANNFKNFLSKLTSPDTLNDFAKVNIDLQGSLLRLARQGLDPVEGAVGAIMDKMRQSSPQAVKELEKLSAELAAIKDPTERAAEMARRRTMIEAIGNRAGLSSMFQDMQAMSYLLAEVQNRSDLKKIQEEVKTGKGKSGQSQIDEDFAKRMQGASEQFKQLKIGLTDIGITIGDALLPSLVSAVDAIKPGVKAFGDWAKQNPGLLKGIIGVVGGLTLLRTAMFSLKLLGNLMFLAPSNSIFTRWMSLTSRITTLRALLAGGMPRLPLALPRVATSGIANLAPRLLVGFQAVLPWIGRVGMMLLRLSPIGLVLSTVGLVVYKYWKPIKGFFVGLWQGLSSVAGPAIKSLIQSVIGFGTSIGRLLLSIPGVGFAFRAISTIAAPLFSMLVNGVKAVWNWFANLLEPVDDVGGKAQNMGQKVGVVLGGIVKGLIDLPTKFIKLGTDLVDGLVNGIRARIGSAVQVVEELGNSAIGKFKSALGIKSPSRVFMGFGDNIAQGTAIGVARTAGVVATATAGMALATTTAWGKPTLPPPSVGKRPAITQQAQLAAVVQAGAGASAPNASRQMASPAATGNVTVNLYQTFHIDGGGKNVKEQILQATQLTVRELEKMMEQVYARQQRRAFN, encoded by the coding sequence ATGGACAAAAACCTCGCGGTATCCATCAGCATTGGCGCGCATGCGGCATCGGCGCTTGCGGCATTTGGCAACGTCAAGCAAAGCTTGGCCGGCATAGGACAAGCCACATCCATGCTCAAGGCAAAGCAAAATGAGCTGGGAAGCGCCATTCAACGGCAAATGGGAACGCTGGCTCCAAAGACCCTTGCCGCGATGAACCATGATTATGAAAAGCTGGGCCGTGCCATTGATAGTTTGCGGCTGAAACAAGAGAAACTCGCCTCCAGCATGGCGCGCGGTGAAACGCTGAAGGGCCGCCGTCAAGAGCATTGGTCCGGTCTTCGGGAAAGTGCTGCGACAGCCGCCGCTGTCGCCTTGCCTGTTGGAAAGTCGGTCCAGCTGTCCGCATCCTATCAAGACGCCATCAAGGATATTGCCATTACCGGTGACCTCGCGCCAGCCGCTGAAGCGGCGTTAGGCCAATCGGTGCGAGCGGCGGCCCTGCGTTTCAATCAATCTCAATTCGAAATCGCCAAGGGCGTCGGCATCCTGATCGCGGAAGGCATGAGCCCGGACAAAGCCTCCAGTCAAATCGGCCTGCTGGCCAAATTCACCACTGCCACTCGCGCGGCCATGGCAGATGCCGCGCGCATGAATGTCGCATTTGATCAATTGGGGGTGAAAGACAAAGAGCTGGCATTCAATCAAGCCACCAAGGCGGGGAAGCAGGGTTCATTTGAAATTCGGGATATGGCGAAATGGTTTCCCGATTTGGGCGGCATGATGAAGTCTATTGGCGTAGAGGGGAATGAGGCGGTGGTCAACATGGCCAGCCGCCTGCAAATTGCCAGACGAACGGCAGGCAATAATGATGAAGCGGCAAATAACTTTAAGAATTTCCTTTCTAAACTCACATCGCCAGATACGCTGAATGATTTTGCAAAGGTAAATATCGATCTGCAAGGCAGTTTGTTGCGCTTGGCACGTCAAGGGCTGGACCCAGTAGAGGGCGCGGTGGGCGCGATCATGGATAAAATGCGCCAATCATCGCCCCAGGCGGTAAAAGAGTTGGAGAAATTATCGGCGGAGCTGGCCGCTATCAAAGACCCTACCGAGCGCGCCGCCGAAATGGCGCGGCGACGCACCATGATTGAAGCCATCGGCAATCGCGCAGGGCTGAGCAGCATGTTCCAGGACATGCAGGCCATGAGCTATCTGCTCGCCGAAGTGCAAAACCGCAGCGACCTCAAGAAAATCCAAGAGGAGGTTAAAACCGGCAAAGGTAAAAGCGGTCAATCGCAGATTGACGAAGACTTTGCCAAGCGCATGCAAGGGGCCAGCGAGCAATTCAAACAGCTCAAGATCGGCTTGACGGACATCGGCATTACCATCGGTGATGCCTTGCTCCCCAGCCTTGTGAGCGCGGTGGACGCCATCAAACCCGGCGTCAAAGCATTTGGAGACTGGGCCAAACAGAATCCAGGCTTGTTAAAGGGCATTATCGGCGTGGTCGGCGGGCTCACACTTTTACGAACGGCCATGTTCAGCCTTAAACTACTGGGCAACCTGATGTTTTTGGCGCCCAGTAATTCGATATTCACCCGCTGGATGAGCCTGACCAGCAGAATCACCACCCTCCGCGCGCTGCTGGCGGGCGGCATGCCGCGTTTGCCCTTGGCGCTCCCTCGTGTGGCAACAAGCGGCATCGCCAACCTTGCGCCCCGCTTGTTGGTGGGCTTCCAAGCCGTCCTGCCTTGGATTGGCAGGGTGGGCATGATGCTGCTGCGGTTGTCGCCGATCGGCCTGGTGCTCTCGACCGTGGGCCTGGTGGTGTACAAGTATTGGAAGCCGATCAAAGGCTTCTTTGTCGGACTGTGGCAAGGTCTGTCCAGCGTGGCCGGGCCGGCCATCAAGTCGCTCATCCAGTCGGTTATCGGGTTTGGAACATCCATTGGGCGGCTGCTCCTCTCCATTCCAGGCGTAGGCTTTGCCTTCCGGGCAATCAGCACCATCGCGGCCCCGCTGTTCTCTATGTTGGTTAACGGCGTGAAAGCCGTATGGAACTGGTTTGCCAACCTGCTCGAACCCGTGGACGACGTAGGGGGCAAAGCGCAGAACATGGGCCAAAAGGTCGGCGTGGTGCTGGGTGGCATCGTCAAGGGACTGATTGATTTGCCAACCAAGTTCATCAAACTGGGAACGGATTTAGTCGATGGCCTGGTCAACGGTATTCGGGCCAGGATCGGCAGCGCCGTCCAAGTCGTGGAGGAACTGGGGAATAGCGCCATCGGCAAATTCAAGTCTGCGCTGGGCATCAAGTCCCCTTCGCGGGTGTTTATGGGGTTCGGTGACAATATTGCTCAGGGCACGGCAATCGGTGTCGCCCGCACGGCGGGTGTCGTCGCTACGGCCACGGCAGGTATGGCGTTGGCCACCACCACCGCGTGGGGCAAACCCACATTGCCGCCGCCTTCCGTTGGCAAGCGCCCGGCCATCACGCAGCAAGCCCAGCTGGCCGCCGTCGTACAAGCTGGCGCAGGCGCGTCAGCGCCCAATGCGTCCCGCCAGATGGCCAGCCCCGCCGCAACGGGCAATGTCACCGTTAACTTGTATCAAACCTTCCATATCGACGGCGGAGGCAAGAACGTCAAAGAGCAGATTCTGCAGGCAACACAGCTAACAGTCCGGGAGCTGGAAAAAATGATGGAGCAGGTCTACGCCCGCCAGCAGCGGCGAGCATTCAACTAA
- a CDS encoding GLUG motif-containing protein — MNRIYHVIWHYATQQWTVVSEHTCAKKRRSSSSQKISPIALSLLACLTNGATAAPIGGQVANGYGSIRQTGSTTTVVQNSQNLSLNWNSFNVSPNETVNFIQPNRTSLAVNNILGNSPSQIMGHLNANGQLWLINPNGMIFGRNAQINVGSLVASTLSPSSNSSNDTIQFKGSGSGSIINQGHISAAQGGYVALLGNAVSNQGTIEATAGTVALAGGSEIAVGFADNQLVGIQVNKSTLNNFAENQQLIQADGGQVIMTAGAHDSILGSAVNNSGIIEARTLESHNGKITLLAGMAAGTTSVAGTLDASAPDGGDGGHIDTSGAHVKITPDANISTKASNGSTGSWTIDPQNYTIAASGGDITGSQVSSLLGSNNITISSTQGAVAGSGDLNVNDAISWSNANSLTLTAVRNVSFNSGGTVTNTGGGTLSARADANASGTGTVVMNGGSINVSGAGGAVNFYYNPAVFGTPSTFSNVTVSGGSKFTPYMLINTASKLQSMSTNASANYALATNIDASSISNFTPVAFSGNFDGLNYAINNLTVNASGNNAGLFSTTSGTATVQNLSLANASVTGHATVGALVGNNAGTIKNVTVSGTVSGTNTEIGGVAGYNTGSLDRVTSSATVNGTGISGASDYVGGLVGYSTGGSISNASVSGAVNVAAHNYYIGGLIGYSNSTISNSAATGNVNAVFGGYTGGFIGYAAGGTVSASYATGSVTAGDYGYDDNAGFIGVNYAPITNSYSTGTVTLAQSWYSGGLVGQNHANIGNSYSSSNITVSSGPAAGGDGSATYTNSVGGLVGYNVAGNLSNVYATGNVISTGQGANGTYYGSYYIGGLVGYVGSGNITHSYATGNVTATALIQGAGGLVGEAVAGTYTNDYASGNVTATQAGYSSPPYLCRRLDRLSGRDAGQYLFRRQRQRLRRHHQLRRFDRRGDHHHRQLVLGHHDQRAGHRPIHSRGRDEYGQYANPGQLHLGHDSQWQYQPGLGFFHGLENGHRRLSVPGIPDSQWTDQHAGAHHACGRGSLLSTDAVQFLRQQQGL, encoded by the coding sequence ATGAATCGCATTTATCATGTCATTTGGCACTATGCAACGCAACAATGGACCGTTGTATCCGAACATACTTGCGCCAAGAAGCGTCGGTCGTCTTCCAGCCAAAAAATCTCCCCTATCGCACTGAGCCTGTTAGCCTGCCTGACCAATGGGGCCACGGCAGCACCGATCGGCGGCCAAGTCGCGAATGGATATGGAAGCATCAGACAAACAGGCAGCACCACCACAGTTGTTCAAAACTCGCAAAACCTGTCTCTGAACTGGAACAGCTTCAATGTCTCACCCAATGAGACCGTCAATTTCATCCAGCCCAATCGCACGTCGCTAGCCGTAAACAACATCCTGGGAAATTCACCCAGCCAGATAATGGGCCATTTGAATGCCAATGGACAACTATGGCTCATCAACCCCAACGGGATGATATTTGGCCGCAACGCTCAAATCAATGTCGGCAGTTTAGTCGCCTCAACTTTATCGCCAAGCAGCAACTCGAGTAATGACACGATTCAGTTCAAAGGATCTGGAAGCGGAAGCATCATCAATCAGGGACATATCAGCGCCGCACAGGGAGGCTATGTCGCGCTATTGGGCAATGCCGTCAGCAATCAAGGAACGATTGAAGCGACTGCAGGCACGGTAGCGCTAGCCGGCGGCAGCGAGATCGCCGTAGGCTTCGCCGACAACCAGCTGGTCGGCATCCAAGTCAATAAAAGCACCTTGAACAACTTCGCCGAAAATCAGCAATTGATTCAGGCCGACGGCGGCCAGGTCATCATGACCGCAGGCGCCCACGACAGCATCTTGGGCAGCGCCGTCAACAATAGCGGGATCATCGAAGCCCGCACTCTGGAAAGCCATAATGGCAAAATCACCTTATTGGCAGGCATGGCCGCTGGCACGACCAGCGTGGCGGGCACGCTGGATGCGTCGGCTCCCGACGGCGGCGACGGCGGCCATATCGACACCTCCGGGGCCCACGTCAAGATCACGCCCGACGCAAACATTTCCACCAAGGCCTCAAATGGTTCGACCGGCTCCTGGACGATAGATCCGCAGAACTACACCATCGCCGCCAGCGGCGGCGATATCACCGGCTCGCAAGTCAGCAGCCTGCTGGGCAGCAACAACATCACCATTTCCTCCACCCAGGGCGCCGTCGCGGGAAGCGGCGATCTGAACGTCAACGACGCCATCAGCTGGAGCAATGCCAACTCATTGACGCTGACCGCGGTGCGCAACGTCAGTTTCAACAGCGGCGGCACCGTCACCAACACCGGCGGCGGCACCTTGTCGGCCCGTGCGGATGCCAATGCCAGCGGCACCGGCACCGTGGTCATGAATGGCGGCAGCATCAATGTCAGCGGCGCGGGCGGCGCGGTCAATTTCTATTACAACCCGGCAGTATTCGGAACGCCTTCCACTTTCAGCAATGTCACCGTCAGCGGCGGCAGCAAATTCACGCCATACATGCTGATCAACACTGCAAGCAAGCTGCAGTCGATGTCGACGAACGCCAGCGCGAATTATGCTTTGGCCACAAACATCGATGCCTCTTCCATCAGCAATTTCACACCCGTCGCGTTCAGCGGCAATTTCGATGGCCTGAACTATGCCATCAACAATTTGACGGTCAATGCCAGCGGCAATAACGCAGGCTTGTTCAGCACGACCAGCGGCACGGCGACGGTGCAAAACCTGTCGCTGGCCAATGCCTCGGTGACTGGACACGCGACCGTGGGCGCATTGGTCGGCAACAATGCCGGCACGATTAAAAACGTCACCGTCAGCGGCACCGTCAGCGGCACCAATACCGAGATCGGCGGGGTGGCAGGCTACAACACGGGATCTCTGGATCGCGTCACATCATCAGCCACGGTGAATGGCACGGGCATCAGCGGCGCCAGCGACTATGTCGGCGGCCTGGTCGGTTATAGCACGGGCGGTTCGATCAGCAATGCGTCGGTCAGCGGGGCGGTCAACGTGGCGGCTCACAATTACTATATCGGCGGTCTGATCGGATACAGCAACAGCACCATCAGCAACTCGGCCGCCACCGGCAATGTCAATGCGGTGTTTGGCGGGTATACCGGCGGCTTCATCGGCTATGCAGCCGGCGGAACGGTATCGGCCTCCTATGCCACCGGCTCGGTTACAGCCGGCGATTATGGCTATGACGATAACGCCGGATTCATTGGCGTGAATTATGCGCCGATCACTAATTCCTATTCCACCGGCACCGTGACGCTCGCACAGTCCTGGTATAGCGGCGGCCTGGTCGGGCAGAATCACGCCAACATCGGCAACTCTTACTCCAGCAGCAATATCACCGTCAGCAGCGGCCCCGCCGCCGGTGGAGACGGGTCCGCCACCTATACCAATAGCGTCGGCGGCTTGGTTGGCTACAATGTCGCCGGCAATCTGAGCAATGTCTACGCGACAGGCAATGTCATCTCGACTGGGCAAGGCGCGAACGGCACCTATTACGGCAGCTACTATATTGGCGGTCTGGTCGGCTATGTCGGCTCGGGCAACATCACCCATTCCTACGCCACCGGCAACGTCACGGCCACTGCGCTGATTCAGGGCGCAGGCGGGCTGGTCGGCGAAGCGGTCGCCGGCACGTATACCAACGATTACGCCAGCGGCAATGTGACAGCGACGCAAGCCGGCTACAGTTCCCCCCCCTACCTATGTCGGCGGCTTGATCGGCTATCCGGGCGCGACGCTGGTCAATACCTATTCCGTCGGCAACGTCAGCGTCTCCGCCGGCACCACCAACTACGGCGGTTTGACAGGCGCGGCGACCACCATCACCGGCAGCTCGTTCTGGGACACCACGACCAGCGGGCGGGCCACCGACCCATCCACTCACGCGGTCGGGATGAATACGGCCAATATGCAAACCCAGGCCAACTTCACCTCGGCCACGACAGCCAATGGCAATACCAACCCGGCCTGGGATTTTTCCACGGTCTGGAAAATGGGCACCGGCGCTTATCTGTACCCGGTATTCCAGACAGCCAATGGACCGACCAGCACGCCGGGGCCCACCACGCCTGTGGTCGCGGCAGTTTACTATCCACTGACGCTGTCCAATTTCTCCGCCAGCAACAAGGTCTATGA
- the dhbA gene encoding 2,3-dihydro-2,3-dihydroxybenzoate dehydrogenase — protein MVGLDFTGQCVWVTGAAQGIGQEVARRFVEAGARVIALDLKFNSPAARGGVLRELPLDIRDADAVAALCRRLAEEDALPDVLVNAAGVLRLGAFDALSIDDWQQCLAVNVSGPFYLLRALMPHFKARRAGAIVNVASNAAHVPRIDMAAYGASKAAMASLSHNAALELAPYGVRCNVVSPGSTDTPMLRGMWQDEHGAARTIAGKPEAFRLGIPLGKLATPADVAGAVLYLASDLAGHVTMQDIVVDGGATLAA, from the coding sequence ATGGTCGGACTGGATTTCACCGGCCAATGCGTGTGGGTGACCGGCGCGGCCCAGGGCATAGGCCAGGAAGTGGCGCGCCGCTTCGTCGAGGCCGGCGCCCGGGTGATCGCGCTGGATCTGAAATTCAACAGCCCGGCCGCCCGCGGCGGCGTGCTGCGCGAGCTGCCGCTGGACATCCGCGACGCCGACGCCGTGGCCGCGCTGTGCCGCCGGCTGGCCGAGGAGGACGCGCTGCCCGACGTGCTGGTCAACGCCGCCGGCGTGCTGCGCCTGGGCGCGTTCGACGCGCTGTCGATCGACGACTGGCAGCAATGCCTGGCCGTCAACGTCAGCGGCCCGTTCTACTTGCTGCGCGCGCTGATGCCGCACTTCAAGGCGCGCCGCGCCGGGGCCATCGTCAACGTCGCCTCCAACGCCGCCCACGTGCCGCGCATCGACATGGCCGCCTACGGCGCGTCCAAGGCGGCGATGGCCAGCCTCAGCCACAACGCCGCGCTGGAGCTGGCGCCGTACGGCGTGCGCTGCAACGTGGTGTCTCCCGGCTCCACCGACACGCCGATGCTGCGCGGCATGTGGCAGGACGAGCACGGCGCCGCCCGCACCATCGCCGGCAAGCCGGAAGCGTTCCGCCTGGGCATCCCGCTGGGCAAGCTGGCCACCCCGGCCGACGTCGCCGGCGCGGTGCTGTACCTGGCTTCCGACCTGGCCGGCCACGTCACGATGCAGGACATCGTGGTGGACGGCGGCGCCACCCTGGCCGCCTGA
- a CDS encoding isochorismatase, producing the protein MSIPKLNAYPLPQAADFPANKTAWRVDPKRAALLIHDMQRYFLAFYGEDSALVNELVSKVEALRRWADSHGVPVIYTAQPTEQKPEDRALLNDMWGPGLTTADPAVQAVTPRLAPRERDTVLVKWRYSAFQRSDLQEKMKAWGRDQLVICGVYAHIGCMMTACDAFMRDIQAFMVGDAVADFSEEEHKMALRYVATRCGAVIAQSDLAAAGGDAALTREWLKAQVLTVLEDGDDSLAGDDNLLDYGLDSIRVMELVAQWQKLGLEIGFEDLAQDLTLDGWWTAIQAKLPQEA; encoded by the coding sequence ATGAGCATTCCCAAGCTGAACGCCTACCCGCTGCCGCAGGCGGCCGACTTCCCCGCCAACAAGACCGCCTGGCGCGTGGATCCCAAGCGCGCCGCGCTGCTGATCCACGACATGCAGCGCTACTTCCTCGCCTTCTACGGCGAGGACAGCGCGCTGGTGAACGAACTGGTTTCCAAGGTGGAGGCGCTGCGCCGCTGGGCCGACAGCCACGGCGTGCCGGTGATCTACACCGCGCAGCCGACCGAGCAGAAGCCGGAAGACCGCGCGCTGCTGAACGATATGTGGGGCCCCGGCCTCACCACCGCCGATCCGGCGGTGCAGGCGGTGACGCCGCGGCTGGCCCCGCGCGAGCGGGACACCGTGCTGGTCAAATGGCGCTACAGCGCCTTCCAGCGCAGCGATCTGCAGGAAAAAATGAAAGCCTGGGGCCGCGACCAGCTGGTGATCTGCGGCGTCTACGCCCACATCGGCTGCATGATGACCGCCTGCGACGCCTTCATGCGCGACATCCAGGCCTTCATGGTCGGCGACGCGGTGGCGGATTTCAGCGAGGAAGAGCACAAGATGGCGTTGCGCTACGTGGCCACCCGCTGCGGCGCGGTGATCGCGCAATCCGACCTGGCGGCGGCCGGCGGCGACGCCGCGCTGACCCGCGAATGGCTGAAGGCCCAGGTGCTGACGGTGCTGGAAGACGGCGACGACAGCCTGGCCGGCGATGACAACCTGCTGGACTACGGCCTGGACTCCATCCGCGTGATGGAGCTGGTGGCGCAATGGCAGAAGCTGGGCCTGGAAATCGGCTTCGAAGATTTGGCCCAAGACCTGACGCTGGACGGCTGGTGGACCGCCATCCAGGCCAAGCTGCCGCAGGAGGCCTGA
- a CDS encoding Mor transcription activator family protein: MRPKEFTAGRKWKSTVSGAEITASLAAVIGQSLQKRGLTEHDSDDIALEVMQEVRRTYGGQNLYFPLEQGQSISERDAEIYQRYTKGELSVQEIALEYSISLQWAYHIIRTVRVKQQQEQEEEKQAQREKERTRWKRENWGSE; the protein is encoded by the coding sequence ATGAGACCGAAGGAATTCACAGCAGGCCGCAAATGGAAATCGACTGTGAGCGGAGCAGAAATTACGGCGAGTTTGGCAGCGGTGATCGGGCAGAGCCTGCAAAAACGCGGATTGACCGAGCACGATTCAGACGATATTGCCCTTGAGGTTATGCAAGAAGTCCGCCGCACCTATGGTGGACAAAACTTGTACTTTCCTCTGGAGCAAGGTCAATCGATTTCTGAGCGTGATGCAGAAATATATCAACGATACACCAAGGGGGAATTGTCAGTACAAGAGATCGCCCTAGAATATAGCATCAGCTTGCAATGGGCTTATCACATTATCCGCACCGTCAGAGTCAAACAACAACAAGAGCAAGAAGAGGAAAAACAAGCCCAGCGAGAAAAGGAGCGTACGCGATGGAAGCGTGAGAACTGGGGTTCGGAATGA
- a CDS encoding 3-deoxy-7-phosphoheptulonate synthase, with protein MTTLARPEHGLLAPEHGHASPPSSQADYRAMASPAELLRSLPAGPRASASVHSGREAVKRVLSGADPRWLVVVGPCSIHDPRAGLDYAARLADLASELDDTLLIVMRAYFEKPRTSVGWKGLINDPYMDDSYCVDEGMHIARRFLLAAAELGLPLAGEALDPMSPLYLADLYSWMAIGARTTESQIHRELASALDSAVGFKNSTDGSLDAALNAIVSASAPHAYLGMGKDGRVAVVNSRGNPHCHLVLRGGGGRPNYDSVSIALAEQAMKKHDIPPAIMVDCAHANSWKQHTLQPRVLADAVSQIRHGNRSIRAFMLESFIEAGNQSIPADLSQLRYGCSVTDPCVDWHTTADILRDARAKLRPLLES; from the coding sequence ATGACAACGCTTGCCAGGCCGGAACACGGCCTACTCGCGCCCGAACACGGCCACGCGTCGCCGCCGTCCAGCCAGGCGGACTACCGCGCGATGGCCAGCCCCGCCGAACTATTGCGCAGCCTGCCGGCCGGCCCGCGCGCCAGCGCCTCGGTCCATTCCGGCCGCGAGGCGGTGAAACGCGTACTGAGCGGAGCAGATCCGCGCTGGCTGGTGGTGGTGGGCCCCTGCTCCATCCACGACCCGCGCGCCGGCCTGGACTACGCCGCCCGGCTGGCGGACCTCGCCTCCGAGCTGGACGACACGCTGCTGATCGTGATGCGCGCCTACTTCGAAAAGCCGCGCACCAGCGTGGGCTGGAAGGGCCTGATCAACGATCCCTACATGGACGACAGCTATTGCGTGGACGAGGGCATGCACATCGCCCGCCGCTTCCTTTTGGCCGCCGCCGAACTGGGCCTGCCGCTGGCCGGCGAGGCGCTGGACCCGATGTCGCCGCTGTATCTGGCCGACCTCTATAGCTGGATGGCGATCGGCGCGCGCACCACCGAATCGCAAATCCACCGCGAGCTGGCCTCGGCGCTGGACAGCGCCGTCGGATTCAAGAACAGCACCGACGGCTCGCTGGACGCGGCGCTCAACGCCATCGTCTCCGCCAGCGCGCCGCACGCCTACCTCGGCATGGGCAAGGACGGCCGGGTGGCGGTGGTGAACAGCCGCGGCAACCCGCACTGCCACCTGGTGCTGCGCGGCGGCGGCGGCCGGCCCAATTACGACTCGGTGAGCATCGCGCTGGCCGAGCAGGCAATGAAGAAGCACGACATTCCGCCCGCCATCATGGTGGACTGCGCGCACGCCAACTCATGGAAGCAGCACACGCTGCAGCCGCGCGTGCTGGCCGACGCGGTGTCCCAGATCCGCCACGGCAACCGCAGCATCCGCGCCTTCATGCTGGAGAGCTTCATCGAAGCCGGCAACCAGTCCATCCCGGCCGATCTGTCGCAGCTGCGCTACGGCTGCTCGGTGACCGATCCCTGCGTCGACTGGCACACCACCGCCGACATCCTGCGCGACGCGCGCGCCAAGCTGCGGCCGCTGCTGGAAAGCTGA
- a CDS encoding (2,3-dihydroxybenzoyl)adenylate synthase, with translation MSVAFTRWPDDLAARYRAAGYWNDQPMTEMLARQCRERPDAPAVLCGEREISYAELDRRAGNLAAWLLARGVARHDTALVQLPNVAEFYIALFALFKIGAAPVNALFSHQKLELSAYARQIQPKLLIADRRHSLFGDDAMADELAAISPALSVRLFAHDELETVLERDCGGLPDQAGPSAADEVAFFQLSGGSTGTPKLIPRTHNDYFYSVRRSAEICELGPHTRFLCALPAPHNFPLSSPGALGVFHAGGAVVLAPNPEALSCFALVERHRVDIAALVPPAVALWLQAAPGREAQLKSLKLLQVGGASFAEATARQVPEVLGCKLQQVFGMAEGLVNYTRLDDGDDIVYGCQGRPMSDADEVKVVDEAGHPVPTGTPGMLATRGPYTFRGYYLAPEHNARVFDNEGFYYSGDVVVADERGYLRVVGRVKDQINRGGEKIAAEEIEHLLLQHPHVAQAALVAMPDAMLGEKSCAFIVPRGDGLKSVALRRFLREQGVADYKLPDRFELLDTLPLTHVGKIDKQALRGMLAAAAGA, from the coding sequence ATGAGCGTCGCCTTCACCCGCTGGCCGGATGACCTGGCCGCGCGCTACCGCGCCGCCGGCTACTGGAACGACCAGCCGATGACCGAGATGCTGGCGCGGCAATGCCGCGAGCGTCCCGACGCGCCCGCCGTGCTGTGCGGCGAGCGCGAGATCAGCTACGCCGAGCTGGACCGCCGCGCGGGCAACCTGGCCGCCTGGCTGCTGGCGCGCGGCGTGGCCCGCCACGACACCGCGCTGGTGCAGCTGCCGAATGTCGCCGAGTTCTACATCGCGTTGTTCGCGCTGTTCAAGATCGGCGCCGCGCCGGTCAACGCGCTGTTCAGCCACCAGAAGCTGGAGCTGTCGGCCTATGCCCGCCAGATCCAGCCCAAGCTGCTGATCGCCGACCGCCGCCATTCGCTGTTCGGCGACGACGCGATGGCGGACGAGCTGGCCGCGATCTCGCCGGCGCTGAGCGTGCGCCTGTTCGCCCACGACGAGCTGGAAACCGTACTGGAGCGCGACTGCGGCGGCCTGCCGGACCAAGCCGGCCCCAGCGCCGCCGACGAAGTGGCGTTCTTCCAGCTGTCCGGCGGCAGCACCGGCACGCCCAAGCTGATTCCGCGCACCCACAACGACTACTTCTACAGCGTGCGCCGCAGCGCCGAGATCTGCGAACTCGGCCCGCATACCCGCTTCCTGTGCGCGCTGCCTGCGCCGCACAACTTCCCGCTCAGCTCGCCGGGCGCGCTCGGCGTGTTCCACGCCGGCGGCGCGGTGGTGCTGGCGCCCAATCCGGAAGCGCTGTCCTGCTTCGCGCTGGTGGAGCGCCACCGGGTGGACATCGCCGCGCTGGTGCCGCCGGCCGTCGCGCTGTGGCTGCAGGCCGCGCCCGGCCGCGAGGCCCAGCTGAAAAGCCTGAAACTGCTGCAGGTCGGCGGCGCCAGCTTCGCCGAAGCCACCGCCCGCCAGGTGCCGGAAGTGCTGGGCTGCAAACTGCAGCAGGTGTTCGGCATGGCCGAGGGCCTGGTCAACTACACCCGCCTGGACGACGGCGATGACATCGTCTATGGCTGCCAGGGCCGGCCGATGAGCGATGCCGACGAGGTGAAGGTGGTGGACGAAGCCGGCCATCCGGTGCCGACCGGCACGCCGGGCATGCTGGCCACCCGCGGTCCCTACACCTTCCGCGGCTACTACCTGGCGCCGGAGCACAACGCCCGCGTGTTCGACAACGAGGGATTCTATTACTCGGGCGACGTGGTGGTGGCCGACGAGCGCGGCTACCTGCGCGTGGTCGGCCGGGTGAAGGACCAGATCAATCGCGGCGGCGAGAAGATCGCCGCCGAGGAAATCGAACACCTGCTGCTGCAACACCCGCACGTGGCCCAGGCCGCGCTGGTGGCGATGCCCGACGCGATGCTGGGCGAGAAGAGCTGCGCCTTCATCGTGCCGCGTGGCGACGGTCTGAAGTCGGTGGCGCTGCGCCGCTTCCTGCGCGAGCAGGGCGTGGCCGACTACAAGCTGCCCGACCGTTTCGAACTGCTAGACACCCTGCCACTGACCCACGTCGGCAAAATAGACAAACAAGCGCTGCGCGGCATGCTGGCCGCCGCGGCCGGAGCCTGA
- a CDS encoding phage tail assembly protein: MSKYTLKFPFTNAGGQHIETIEMRRLKRSDLKAAVQFSKDDVDQEDFLLARLSGLTMEDIGQLDIADSRALTDFFRRMAEGSTESESS, encoded by the coding sequence ATGTCCAAGTATACCCTCAAATTCCCATTCACCAATGCCGGTGGCCAGCACATCGAGACGATAGAAATGCGCCGTCTCAAGCGCAGTGACCTCAAGGCCGCCGTCCAGTTCAGCAAGGATGATGTCGATCAAGAAGACTTCCTGCTGGCTCGCCTGTCCGGCCTGACCATGGAAGACATCGGCCAACTCGACATTGCCGACTCCAGGGCGCTGACCGACTTTTTTCGCCGTATGGCTGAAGGAAGCACCGAATCTGAAAGCAGCTGA